In Microvenator marinus, one genomic interval encodes:
- a CDS encoding TetR/AcrR family transcriptional regulator, which translates to MPKRNSTVRRSEIIDALLRVMADRGWANATVNRIAAEANITPGLIHYHFQNKQEILVELVRRLEEEHESRIEHLARAGTPTERVKTMVMGYLKTSPARGDAEAVATWVTITAESIRQPEVRDAFGDAVMRWMEPMRQAIEDGLKTGEFDTGGLSPEACAAAVLACVQGYYNLGVTVREAVPKGSAVSCALRMVAGMLRISDFDSFVAE; encoded by the coding sequence ATGCCAAAAAGAAATTCAACAGTCCGGCGCTCAGAAATCATTGACGCGCTCTTGAGGGTGATGGCGGATAGGGGATGGGCCAACGCAACGGTGAACCGCATCGCTGCGGAGGCGAACATCACACCCGGCCTGATTCATTATCATTTCCAAAACAAACAAGAGATTCTTGTGGAGTTGGTTCGCCGACTCGAGGAAGAGCACGAGTCCCGCATCGAACACTTGGCGCGAGCTGGAACCCCCACGGAACGGGTAAAGACTATGGTGATGGGCTATCTCAAGACTTCTCCAGCTCGCGGGGACGCTGAGGCGGTCGCAACTTGGGTCACGATTACCGCTGAGTCTATTCGGCAGCCTGAGGTTCGAGACGCTTTCGGCGACGCGGTGATGCGGTGGATGGAACCGATGAGGCAGGCCATTGAAGATGGCTTAAAGACGGGCGAGTTTGATACCGGTGGTTTATCACCGGAGGCCTGTGCTGCGGCAGTTTTGGCGTGTGTGCAAGGTTATTACAACTTGGGCGTTACCGTTCGGGAAGCTGTTCCGAAGGGTTCTGCCGTATCGTGCGCACTTAGGATGGTGGCTGGGATGTTGAGGATCAGCGATTTCGATAGCTTTGTAGCCGAATAG